GTTCTGTACGGGATGAGACTTCCTCGGTTTGGTACACAACTAGATCTAATCACTGACATCATGAGagtgttttctatttatttccGGTCCCAAAACAGAACATCCAGAGTATGATCTCCACCCAGAATGTTTGGCAGCGCACCAGTTGTTGTCTGTCagcctttaaagctgcagacactCTGAGTTTCATGATGTTGTGTTAACTCACGCTACACGTCGTGATCCGAGGCTTCTCTGTTTCCACCATTCAGTTCACTCGACCAGCCACCCCTATAGAGCTGAAACTGAACGTAAACACCCAGTTAGCCACCGTTAGCTTTGTCCACTGACAgttcaataaagtttattcaaACGAGAGAGCTCAGTGTTAAAAGACAGAGAGGCAGCCTTACTTTATGCAGATCTGAAGCTGAAACTGTAGCGCTGACTTTAATGCTTCATCTCTGTTCATTATGAAGGTGGTGCACTTGTTTTaatggatttgtttttattacttcGCCAAGGAGCATGGTGGAGTTAAGCgacgatcggcgttggtttgtccgtctgtctgtctgcctgttagcaacattactcaaaaacagactatcggatttggatgacattttcagggaaggtcagaaatgacacaaggaccaagtgattagattctggcagtgatgcagcttatagtctggatccatggatttatttaagatttctgtgtcattgtgagatagcggcacggcataACTGTAAtaactatggcaacaagtgaacactacctgctgacgatcacatgattgtgattttactaaaaatccaccgctgtggacttatcaggacttatctgttggaaatgataccaggaataattgattaaattgtggaggtgtttctgtgtcccatcaattcctgtcacccgctacatatttaggccacgtgattcagtatccgtgcataacgtacacatgcacaacacacgcCTGGGCTCAGTGtaaggtcatttagtttgtgggtgcatctatattaaatgggaCACATTCTGCGTTGCCATGATTTGTAAttatcagtaactaataaataaatgctgcatttctgatcatgccatatgggggaatgaacaaccttggaggagcactgcactctctgagtgcttttctagttggtTTTAATTTATACATGACAGTAAACAAGTCGGACTGTTTTCTAGATGGCATTATGCAGCGTTAGTGTCTAAATTGAAGGGAAATATGGACACTTAGACTCATTGGAATGTATAACGTATTGATTGATGCatcgcttcttcttcttccttttttgtttttgttttgctgtattgATAACCTGCCCAACTGGGACTCTTAAGACCAAGTTTCAAAGCAACCAAAATAGTTCAGGCCAACTGCAAACACTTGATTCTTCCTTAAAAGAGCAAAAGAGTTTCTCAGTCACAAACAAAAGACAATTTAGAATGTCATAATATGATAGAATAGTTGATTAAGCAAAGCatcacatgtaaaaaaaaaaaaaaaaaaagatgcgcTGCGTCAGAGATCAGTAAACTAAGGCAGcaacaaatgattgttttcatGTTCAACTATTGTGATCTAATCTAAATCAGTTATTTTTCTCAAtttaattagttgtttggttcttaaaatattacaaaactttGAAGGGAGTGTTTCCAAAAGACAAAGATGGCGTCTTCAAAACTCTTGTTCTGTCCACGAGTCAAAGATATTTAGTTTATTGTctgagaggagaaaaagaaattttaaatcTGAGAATTTAAATTAGATTACTGATACAGCACGTCTAAAACAACCCGAGttgataaaaatgtcaacaacacAGGATTAAACGAGGAACACAAGAGaattttttctcattaaaaatTACTCAGCCTGGTTAATGGGTTATTAAAATAATCTGTAATTAGTTTAATTAGTGGTCTGTAACTGAGGTGGTGCCGCCTGTTGAAATGAGTGAGGAGCAGTATCAAATGCAGCCATCTGCCTCTTTGTTGTAGCACCATCCAGGTTAAAATGtagaaacaaacagagaagCTGATCTTAACATTGTGTAAATCtgttagaatcagaatcagctttaaggGCCGAGGATGTTCACAACATGCAAGGAATTTGGTTTTGACTGTTGGTGTCACTCTAGGAATAAggaaaagagaataataaaataaaaataaatgtatacagATCTTTACACATCTGGAGGAGAATAtttctgtatacacacacagtaGTGCAAAATGACAGACTTTCTAATGACTGTGGAACACCAACCTTCAACACTGGGAGTTTTCCTGCCGTCTCGGTGTCACTTTCACCGCCTGTTATCAAAAGCCTTATCTCAACCCAGCCCAGGTTGAAAACTACAGGCCAGTCTCACTTCTACCATTCCTGTTGAAAATGCTGGAGCGCTCAGTATTTAACCAGgtctctgaacatctgcggaacaacaacacacttgacccttttcagtcaggcttcaggtgcgatcactccactgagactgcactcctatcagtcacagaatctctgcggctggcaagagctgctggtcagtcctctgtcctactgctgctggacttgtctgctgcctttgacaccgtgaaccatcaaatcctcctctccacactctctgagctcggcatctcaggttctgtcctgttgtggttcaagtcctacctcacaggcagatccttcagagtaTCATGGCGAGGGGAGGTGTCAAGGTCACACGACCTATCAACAGGGGTCCCTCAAGGGTCAGTACTTGGTCCCTTACTCTtttctctgtacaccacctcacttggtgcagtgatccgctcccatggcttctcctaccactgttatgctgacgacactcagcttttcctctcttttccacctgacaacaacagtttcagctcggatatcagcatgtctggctgatatctccacatggatgaaggaacagcaccttcagctgaatctgtctaagactgaactcatggtctttccagcttgtccatctgttcagcctaagatcagtgtccaacttcactcgagcctacttgtgcccacaaactcagccagaaacctgggtgtcatgattgatgaccagctggcctttaaggttcacgtggcctcagtttctcgatcttgtcgttatgccctttacaacatcaggaagatcagacccttcctgacccaacaggccacacaacttctggttcaggctcttgtgatgtcacgcattgactactgcaactctcttctggcaggtctccctgcatgtacagtcaaacctctacagatgatccagaatgcagcagcacgtctggtcttcaaccagcccaaaagagctcatgtcactcccctgtttatctcccttcactggcttccagttgcagccagaatcaaattcaaaactctcctcctggcttacaaaacatttacaagaatggccccagcctacctggattcccttatcaggtctactccccttcacgcccacttcgcatgtgagagacgcctggtgcttccagcccagcacggctcgatatctctagccagactcttttcctctgttgttcccaaatggtggaacaaactaccaaactctgtgcgttctgctgagtccctttctactcttaagagacaattgaagattcaattgttcagagaacacctaggcacttaatctgactccaccttaggggtagaataagtcaggtggtccaaaacccagcacttatttagcgctgacaaagtttaAAAGAAAGTGGGGggtggcaattcttctgcaacttgatggcaacacctttgaccaatcgcactttttgcacttactacaggtttttccttatgtctgaattcttgcttgtgttgtacgtcgctttggacaaaagcgtctgctaaatgaaattgtagaattgtataTTCTTAAACATGAATCTGCATCAGAGTTTACAGATGGATTTTGAACAACAGGGAGGTTTAAAGCCTcctaatgtgtgtgtttgttgtttttcacagaggaggaaattaCCTACGTCACATACCACAGTCCGGTGAGTCCTGATTGTCTGCTTATCCCTCTGTCTGTTCCAGTCAAACTCCTCCCGTCTTTTAATGAATCTCACCGACACACCTTCTTTTATCGTGACAGGCTCAAGAGGAGGTTTACACCAACGTGTGAGTAGAGTTTCAACACATAAAGAAACAGCAGAAGGCATTTCAGAGACACTGATGATTGACAATTATAATTACCTGAAGATAAACCTGTTAAATACCAAAACCACAGCCTACAAATACTGCAGCTGCATTCCAAATCTGACTCAAATAAAAGTACTGAAGTAAATGGAGCGTTaataaatgaacacatctgccgtttttcagtttaaattgaCTCAATTTGTTGTAAAAATTGCTTCTAGTAGTTTTAAACAAGACAGAAGTGAAGACAGGAGATTTAAATCAAGCCTAAAGTTGAGCCAGTTGTAGGTATTTTGGTGAAAAATCTGCATTACACTATCAACCTGCTGGTTTATGGTTGTTTTATCATCAagagaaaactaaataaataagaattAAACCTAAAGCATCAGTTGTAAAGCCTTTGAACTGCGTTTACAAGAACTACAGGGTGACGATGTGAAGCTTTTAGGCCAGTCATAATTATAAATAATCAGATAAGTCGCTAACCAATACTTAGAGCTGATACAAATTTACTGTACAATTCAAAATCTTGTCAAATTTCAACACAACTTTTTAAATAtgcttttgtttatgttttataaatgtttaattaaaagataACTTTCCTGTATTTGTTCCATCAGTATTGATAGACCAGAAATTTTATACATAATCAGTccaatttgtttatttttaaattaatgttgtCAAGAATCAGTTAGAAAAATATCAATGCCACAAGTCAGAACAGTGTGGATTATTGAGCCTGATGCAATTGAACTTGGTGATTATTATctggtgactccaaacttttgaacggtactatatatttttatttcactttctgtaaaataacttttaattaCACATAAATGTTGTTcattaaatagtaaaaatgcagCACAGTACAACTTTCAGTCTGAAAATTGAAAATTTTAgcattaaatcattaaaatactAAAGTAAAGTATAAATAACCACATATAACAAAGTGAGCGTGGACAGCGGTATTGGTTAATCTAAATGACagcaatttaaatgttaaatattcttTTACTCAGCCTGAAACGACGAGGCAACGCTCTGCcaggtgaagaagatgaagatgaagatgaagaagaagacgagGAATCCGACCAAGATACTGAGTGAGTATTTCCATATGATTTAGTGGCATATTTGAGTTAATAATTTCATTCCCTGACCTACACTACCGTCCAAAAGTTTctggtcacccagacaattccatgttttccatgaaaactcacacatttatccatgtgctaacataactgcacaaaggttttctaatcatcaatgagcctttcaacaccattagctaacacaatgtagcattagaacacaggagtgatggttgctggaaatgttcctctgtacccctacggagatattccattaaaaatcaaacgtttccagctggaatagtcatttaccgcaTTAATAATATCTGGACTTTGTTTTCTGGATTatattaattgaaaaaaaactgctgttctttcaaaaatatggacattccAAAGTGACCCCATACTTTTTCATGGTCGTGTAAATCTCCTCCTTCCTGCTGTGTTTCAGGCCTCCTGTTCAGGTGACCTACAGAGCAGCCAATCGCAGCGCAATACGATCCGGCGGTCGGCCCGAAGCAGCGGCCAGAAAGACGTCAGGAGGAGGTCTGTGGAAGGTGATtcggatgctgctgctgctagcgGTGTTAGCAGCCGTTTGCTACTACGCCTACTGCCACCTGATGAACAATGAAGGAAACCCTTTTAAGCTTCAATGATCTGATTCTGTATCCGTTCAGGACAGACCTCCGCTATCGTTGTTTACAGTTTTCTTCATATCAACGACCAACTGTTCATCCAAACGACTTCAGACTGCGTTTGGTCATGAAAACGCTAAAATTCAAACTCAAATCATTCCATTTAGCGAACACCGCTGAGAGACAGTCTTCCCTCTGCAGCTGTTTATCTCACGGTTGTTTGTTAGTCGATTCAACTGACAACAAATTCATGAATTTTTCtcaagattatttttttattacacatacaaattacccAAAATGAATATCAAAAACTCACCTAAGTAGTCATTGAGTATTTTAACCTCATTACCGCGTCGCTGCTGTTGTTAATATCATTAACAGACTCAATCAGAAAAACACTGGACCTCGAATATTAAAGGACACACGGATTAATTTAATCAATGAATCAGTATTTTGACTTAAAGTGGTTTTGACCTGGATTCACTTCACCGCTGCAAAATTTGGGTATCAAAatggacatttaaaaaaactagCTACTTCCTGCCAAAGTCAGTgttaaaaaatcaaataaaaataatcttaCAGGAGTATTTCCATTTCAGTGACGGTTTAAACTACAGCTACTCTACTCAGATGGGATGCAaaagtattgcacaaatatcGAACAAACCATCAAATATAAATCCTGATTAAAGAGTCTTCCCCCACGTGATTTTTTTTGGCAACCAGGATTCTTCCTCGCCTGTTTTTGCATCAGTGTCGGGTAAACTAAATACCTGAAACAGTAGCTCTAGTCACTAAAGtagacagaaaatataaaacagcAGGTAGATGGTGTAACTTTGCATTACCATAAGAGCAGCAGTGAAGAATTTACTGTACATGGAGACACATTTAAAGTGATAACACTAAAACAACACATTCTCCATGTTTATAAACCAAACAGCCTGTTTCTAAAGGTAAACAGGATGGTGCTGTCTGTCTCATAAAGCTCTGGGATGCTTTCTGCAGCAGGCATATTCCAGTTTACTTTGCTTACAGAGCGCCACATTGCTGACCTCTGTGTGAAATACTTCTAAAAGTTTCTTGTCGTTTTGCTTTTATTGCGTGTTGCAAAGTTTGAAGAAGGTCGGATGAACAGTTATTGAACAAACCGAACACACAAGCAGAGATTCCTTCGTGTGTTAATGAGATGTcatggtttttttcttttccattccACTACTTCTCCGTTAATGTCTTAGTGGGGTTTTTCCTCATTCCAGTACGGAGTTCCACTACTGTGGAGCCTAGAAACACTCTGGTAGAACAGtaatatgacaataaagttttAAATGCTGCCAATATTCTATGTTTCTTATACAGCGTCACCAAATCCTAtcaaatgaccaaaacgagaGAAGTTGTAGTCTGCCTTTCCACGCCTtatacatattattattattgttatgtgccaaagaaaagataaaaacaaaaacagtgagcTCCAGGGCTGCACTGGATAAACACACCGGTTTATTTGGGACCATGCCGCCATATACTGtataaaagatggacgtagccaCAGTAACGTCTCTTTTTCttgtgtagattttttttttaaagccttgaGTCAACATTTAAGGGCTCGAGAACACTATGCAAGGCGCTACAGTAGCGGTTTGTGCTAAGTGGAATAGTGTGCACGTTTTGATGCGTATCGTATGTATTTCGATACATGAGAGAAACCGCAGTTTCCGCCACAACAGTACAATAGCTGAGGTATCAGAACACAGTTAGTCTTAAAAGTTAAAGATGCACTTTGCTTCACATTCAAAAAGGTTTCCCCCTGACCTTCAAAGCTGCTGTTGCCCTCAACACGTTCTCAAGGAAGCCTTGCCCTAAAACATGACCTGCTTTATCACCTATTTTtatcataatttacaaaattagATCATTTTGTGTATAAAAAGTCTCAAAACTAGCAACTGGCACCATAAATTTGTCAGGAAAATTTTTTACTGTGGCAGTAAATCAAGTGAGAATTTGGGTAATTTTCTGATATAATTCGGTTTCATTTTGCTACctgaggagtcgccccctggtggctgGTTGAAAGTGTGCAGGTTTAAAGTACTAGTGAGTTGTTCTCACTTTTCAGACCTCAAAGCTACGTCTGTTTCTTATTATACGGTCTACAGCTGCTGCCCCAAATACCTGTGCTTTAGTATAAATGCACTGCTTCCTCTAATTattgctaaaaaacaaaaaaaaatacagtggcCAGTTGTTTTAGGAAATTgctgagcagttttttttagaaagtttGAACATATTTAGAGTTAAAAAGTAGTCGGAGTTTGGGTTCTTTCATGGGATTTGTTGATAGAGATCAAGAACTTTCTTCAggaataataaaatgttgtttaatCTTTGAGCGGTGCTGCTTTCTACTTTaatttctttgctttcttctttaaaatgttGCACTATGTTTTCATGCCAagcatttttattgtgtatttgatttttttatacaGCTGTACTCTTCACAgatttgttcttgtttgtgagATGTTTACATGATAATGTCATGTAGTACAAAGGACGCCCGACTGCTGTTTATGTTTTCTAATAATATAATCAGGAGTTTGcaataaaattacaacaaaacatGACACTGGACATGAGAGAATTAATTGTAGAAATGTTCTTAACAGCAGAATAAGAGACAAACATACAACACACATCaacaatacatttattttaaccaGAAACCAGCTCAATTCCACCAATATAACATGAACTGGAAGTATTAAAAGTATTATATTTACAAAAAGTACATTtaaattgatggaaaaaaatgtgcaaattgtgTGCTTGATTCGTTACTGCAAAGATGACGAGTCAGTTCACTGCAGTAGAGTTGGATTGCATCTGTTTAAGGAAAGATAAGGCAGTTGTGAAGTGTTTACAAGGAGGTTTTTGGTTGTTAGTCGTTGGCAGAGTTGTAGTCGATAGTTGCTGATGCTGAGGTTTTGCTTGGAAGTCCTTTTCTTGGTTCACAAAGGCCTCGGTGTGATCCACTAGATCGATTCAGGGTTAAAACGTTTTGGTCCAGATGTTGAATCTTTGGCCGAACACGATATAGATATAGACACGATATGGACAAAGAGCTCATGTGAAGTCACAAAATGGTTGCTGTCACACCACAACCTTCCAGTTTTCAAAGTTTCAATCCAGAGATTGGTCTAATTGCCACCAGTCACGTTGAGGTTGTCCGGCAGAGGCAATATCACAGGCTCTGATATCGACATCACCGTTGACGGTGACTGCCTGTGAAGAAAAACGACAACAGGAGTTTAGAACAGTGAGAAAAGAGGGTTAGTATTGTATTTGTTCTGTGGAGGAATACCTGAGATGTTGGCCTTCGAATCCGAGTGCCGTGATGAAGATGTTGATGAGGACTGTGAAGAAAACGAAGACGGTCGCGACGTTGTTCATCCAGTTCAGCTTCGCGTGTTTCCTCACGTCGTTTAGATCGTACTTTACTGCAGGCACAGAattatgaaatgacaaaaactcaaTTAGACACATTAGAAACACTGATGCACAGGAGAACCAGAAAGACTTAGAGAGTAGCAACTTTAAAGACACAGAGACTTTGAGAGAAACATCTTGTGTCCACAAATGAACCAAAACGTGTGAAAAAATGATATGTTGGGGCCACGAATTAATAAAAAAGTTGTGCTCAAGCACAGTTGAAGGATGCAAAAGGTTCCATACATTCGTGGTTGGTAGTACACAAGCTACTTATTATCCTTACAGCATCCTTGAGGGCTATACACCCTCCAGAACCTCTATATTTCCTCGTAAACAGTCACTTGCCAATGAAGACGAGCAGCAGCCCCACGATGACCTGAAGTGTGATGGACACAGACAGCAGGACGAGGAGAGGGATGTAGAACCGATACTGAGGCCCAACGTAGATGACAGTCTTCAGCTGGGACGAGTTGGCCATCAGTAGGGCGACGTCCAGCATGCTCTGAGCTGCACTCTTCTTGGTGGCATAGTGGTTGATGTTGATGGAACGATAGGTTTTACCTGTCTGGGTCTGCAAGGGCATAAAAGTAGAGGTAAGCACTGGTAAGgtaagataagacaagatagAGAGAGATAAAGACAAGGTTAAATAAGATAAAGATATAAGATAGGGATAAGAGAGATGAGGTAAAGTAAGATAGAGATAATGTAGATAGGGAAAAGCTAAGATAGAGGTACGGTAAGACAACATCGAGATAAGAGATGCAATAGAGGTAAGACAAGATGGAGATAGAGAGAAGGTATAATAAGAGATATAGACATGGTAAGGTAAGAtggaaataagatatgatagaGATAAGGTAAGGTGAGACAAGATAGAgataaatccagaatagaatttaaaatccttcttctgacatataaagctcttaataaccaatctccatcatatcttaaagatctgatagtaccttattatcctagtagaactcttcgctctcaaactgcaggcttacttgttgttcctagaatttctaaaagtagaatgggaggcagagccttcagttatcaggcgcctctcctgtggaacctgctcccagtttgggttcgggaggcagacaccctctctatttttaagaccaggcttaaagcgttcctttttgacaaatcttatagttggggctgactgggtgacccacagaggttcggcttgtgtcttcattgtacagctgactccttcttggacgtcccttcgttctgcctctagtcatgctgctataggcctataggctgctgggggacttttcttgacgcactgagcccttctctatctacctttacatttaatatgtataccgttattgcagtacattcactctgtttccccctgtgctatttctccgagtgtccctggtcccagagctggatgct
The window above is part of the Acanthochromis polyacanthus isolate Apoly-LR-REF ecotype Palm Island chromosome 6, KAUST_Apoly_ChrSc, whole genome shotgun sequence genome. Proteins encoded here:
- the emd gene encoding emerin (Emery-Dreifuss muscular dystrophy); translated protein: MSLSEKSDEEISSLLTEYGIKHGPIVGSTRKLYEKKLEKAMKEAPAKPSSDKTYYREEEEEITYVTYHSPAQEEVYTNVLKRRGNALPGEEDEDEDEEEDEESDQDTEPPVQVTYRAANRSAIRSGGRPEAAARKTSGGGLWKVIRMLLLLAVLAAVCYYAYCHLMNNEGNPFKLQ
- the si:dkey-93l1.9 gene encoding ninjurin-1, whose translation is MELMNGENVALNKLGDPETQTGKTYRSININHYATKKSAAQSMLDVALLMANSSQLKTVIYVGPQYRFYIPLLVLLSVSITLQVIVGLLLVFIVKYDLNDVRKHAKLNWMNNVATVFVFFTVLINIFITALGFEGQHLRQSPSTVMSISEPVILPLPDNLNVTGGN